AAAAATGAAGGAATTATGTACAAAATCACAGGTAAAAAGAGTAGATATTTTTATACTCCTTtgttcggttttttttttttttttttttggcttgttgTTTCGATTATTAGTCCTTATGTAGTAAAGATCAAGAGTAAGAGGACTAAACACATCTAATTTTAGTTTTTATTTTGTTCTCATTACTTGTTTAAAAAACATCTAGTTATGAATTTGGACATTTTTGAAATATAATCTACATATTTAAATAAAGGGAAAGTTATGCATATGTGCCGGATCTAGTTGTGATTTTGGAGATGATTTGTTCATTTTTTAAATATAAGCTAGGCATATGTACCTTCGGCCAAACTTAATTACTGGCAATAGCCCAAATATATAAAACCTATACACTGATATGCATATTATATTTTTAGTATATGTATATAGTACATGTATATCTATAGTATATGTATAGCTAAGTattaatatacaaaacctatacatttgctgcctattttgtaaactagatcaCCCAAAGGTATTGGGCTGTAATTTTCCCTTTTAAAAAGTCACTTCATAGCTAAAAATATTCCTTAAAAATGTTGAGATTTTGTAatcaaaggaaaaaagaaaattgaCTTTAACAGAGTGATGAGTGTTCACTTAGAGATTAACGAACTAGATATGTGAAGATAACCAAAGCTAGTAGAAGAAATGAAATAGTAGTAATTACTAGATAAGTTTTGAGGTGGTAAATATTTTAGATGCTAGAGCTCTGACTAGAAAAAACTGTATGGCTTGTCTATTGGTATACCTTTATCAAAGTTATTTCATTTTATCAATTTTTTCCTTTAGGTAACTGGAGTTTTAAGCTTTCACAACCCCTTGAGGAACAACAGCTACTTATGAGAGATTTTGCTGTGCATTTCTTTTTCTGACTGCGTTAGTAGCATCTTAAAGTAAAGAAGATTATGGTGTACGGCAAATATCGGGAGTAATTTGCAAATAAGATATCCATGAGATGCATATTCTCAATGTGACAACAAATGTTGCAAAACCGTTTACCTGTTGAATCTTGTGGTATTAGGTTTCATGATAACTATAGCAAGATTCTGATTCGTTGTGTTTGTATTATAACTTATTCAAACTTTGAAATATTTTGAGGATGAGTCACTTGATTTGAATAAATATGATATACTAGTCGAGAATAAATTTTGTAAGAAATTTGTTGCATTCCTTTAAAAGATTTGGGAATTTTGTTATGATGACTGGTAACCTCTACATTTTCCATGTGCTCAATTGTAGAGTGTGATTATTTATGCAGTATTTTCCATACTTAGTGGTTTGTTCTACTTTCTCTTCTTGGTTCTAATATCTGATGTGCTCAATGCAGGTTTCCAAAGGGAGTCCCTTGGGTGCGATTCTATGGTAATTACAAGGGTCTCGCCATTAATATTGTTTGTCCTGGGAAAGACCCAGCATTGGGTAGGGTATTTCGATCTTGAAATTTTTTGCGTGCTCATTTCATTTTATGAACATCGCTGCTTTCCTAACCAATGCATGAACATATTGTTCCCATATTTAAAATAGCAAATTATATTATCAGTAACATTCCTTTTTGTTCCTTTGATGTATTAGCAATTGTGTATTGCCTTTCTTTGCACCATGGTTTAACTGTAAAAATACCTTTCTTTGCACCCTTCCACCTGATAATATAATCAGATCTCCCTGCTTCACAGCCGCCTTCCTCCAGCATTTTCAGTAATGACATCTGCCCTTGCAGCTCCTAAAAATTTCTTCCAAAAGTGATATTCGACTTGAATTGTCTTTGCACTGGGTTATGGTGGCTTCTATATTTTTGGTCAAGATCTGGAATTCATCGTTGAGATGAATATGGCTTAGCCAGTGATCTTGGGTCAAAAGCTAAAATTGCAGTTCCAAGAGCAAGCTTTAAATTGCCAAATGTTCTACATGATTGCAAGACTTGAGAAGTAATTCTTAGAGCTAATAGAGGAGATATATGGTTGACTCTGTTTATTATAAGTGTGCCCATTTGCAGAGGAAAGTTGCTACTAGTCTTAGAGTCTGGTCTACTCTAGAAACCTTCCTCTTGCTTGAAGGAAATAACTTTTCCAGACCATTAAGCGTCTGATGCTTCGAATAATTTGATGGTTTTATTTTGCAAGTTTGTGTGAATTGTTTATATGCATCAAATCTAGTTGTCCCTTAAAGTTTATAGTACTAACTTATGAATGGTCTAACACAGGAGTTGATGCTGTGGGCACAGTTTCTGCATCTCTCGTGACATATGCTTCTATCCAAGCATTACAGCCAGACCTCATCATAAATGCTGGCACAGCAGGTGGATTTGCGGTATGATTTTTGCTTATAGATTCTGATATAATCTCCCTTTCCTCTTTCCCTGGTACTCCCCCTTCCCCTATTATTTGTCTCATCTCTCTTATCGGGCACCAGTTAGATTATTAGAGCAAAAGGGACAACTTTGTTGGACAGGAAGATTTCTGGACTGATTAGTTGAAATTTTTGTTCCGTGCTTTCAAAATGCTTCCTCTATGTTGAATAAGCCCTGTATAGATTATTCTTTGGATATGGTATTTTTGACTGATGATTAGATATTTTCAGGCCAAAGGTGCTTCAATAGGAGATGTGTTTATTTCATCAGAAGTTGCTTTCCATGACAGAAGAATACCAATCCCAGTAATGTTCATTTCCCATCCTCGCTTATGCATTTTGAATTCTCTTATTGTGCAAGAAACATATGGAATGTGGGAAATTGGATCAAAGTCGACACTAGGTTGACAATCTATTTGGCTTTGCTTTATACCTCTTACAAGAGATCACAGTTCCTATTATTATCGTGGCTAAACTGCTACAGTTACATCTTTTCCGCTATATTTGCGGACTTGGTGCATCAACTGTGTTAAGTAAATAGGGATTGATAATTAAGTGAAAGAATTCCCTAGAGACCTGAATTGATAATTCAACCATTATGATTTGGATAGCTTTTTGGTAAATGTCATGGGCAACTGGCTAAGGTCTTTGGATGCACTCATATACATGTAGGTATTTGATATATATGGAGTTGGTTCACGGAAGGCTTTTGCTGCACCCAACCTTCTGAAGGAACTTAACCTGAAGGTAAACACTGTTCACATGTGCATATAAAAGAACGCTCATGGCTCACTTGTTTGATATCTATCCTTGTCTATGGTTGGTGGATGTACATTCTTAGATTGTGGTTTTAGCTGCTTGTTAGAGTTAAAATTTACGTAGGTTCAGGTTGTCCTTTCATTGTCATTTTGTCAAAGTTGGATTTGGGCGCATTTTACCTCATTAATGAATAGATTCAACATGCTACACCTCAATTCCTAACTATTTTTGGTTGGTTATATGAATTTTTAATACCCATTCCTTTCCATTTTTAATCATTTATATGAAGCCTTCTTCTTTTGGGTTGGTGAGTGATCATTTTAATGTGAATAATGGTGCTGATGTTATATCAGTAATCCCATGGTACACTTTGTGCCAGTACTTGTCTACTATCTGCTATCCTCTTTCCAAATATGACACCTGAGTACAGACTAGTTTTACCAACTTAAGATGTGGTAACTTTTTTATGCAGTGATGTCTACCAGTTCACATGACCTCTAGGATATATTTAGCAATTTCTGTAATTAGGTGATTTGGGCGCTCATGAATCGGCATGTGAAAATGGAAGAAGTgcatgcattttttttttcttcaagtgTATTAATGATTTAGATTTTACCTGATGTTCTTGAGGACCGAGTAAAACTTTTTGGTTTACGTCCTTTTTGTCAATTTGTTAATGTCCATGTGTACACTTGCTTCTTTAATAACATCTGATTATTTCCCGACTAGCTATTGTGCACATGTAATTGCCAAGTCATTAGGTCTACTTGGACATATTCAATAGTATTAAAGTTTTTCCTCATAAAAAAAGGTTTAAATTTTAGTTATTGTGAAATTTGTCTCTTATCATTTCAGGTTGGCAAACTGTCTACTGGTGACTCTCTAGATATGTCTCCAATGGATGAAGCATCTATCGTTTCAAATGATGCAACCATTAAAGACATGGAGGTAACCATCTAAATGTCTTAAGTTACCATGATGGCTTTTGTGAAGACTTAGAGAAACTAATCCCCTGTGTGCAAGTGTTGTTTGTTCTGTAGTCTATGTCTGGTCATTTTGTTCCAACTATTTAGAGGATAATGTTATAGAGATTGGTCAAATATTGTTATTTGGGCCCATTAATATGTTTGGCTAGGATGCccttattttaagaaaataatattgAAGGATAGAAACTTTGCCACTGCAACATACTTCTTAGATTATATTAACTCTGGTCTTCTTAGAAATTTTACATCTCAAGGTTCACCTTTCTAATGATAGAAAATAAAATGTTCCTTCTCAGGCATGATTAATGCTATTTTTAGGCATGATATTTGAAAAGTCTAATTCAAGACTGAAATTGTGCTTGTTCGATGTagctttcattttttttccaaGTCACTGTGTTCATGTAGCTTTGTTCTCTCTTATTAGGGTATGCATTTCTCTCCTTTTTCTGATCCAATGTGTTTTTTGGGTTTCAGGGAGCAGCCGTAGCTTATGTGGCAGATCTGTTGAAAGTTCCTGTCATTTTTCTGAAAGCTGTGACAGACATTGTGGATGGTGATAAACCAACACCGGAAGAGTTTTTGCAAAATCTGGCAGCAGTAACCGCTGCTCTTGATCTAACTGCCACCCAAGTTGTTGATTTCATCAGTGGGAAATGCTTGTCCGAACTGTGATCTAATCTTTATTTCATCCCATGCCTGCTTCAGTGGAAGAACATAATGACATATTTGTATCTAGGCGATTTCAGACTTCTGGGCAGTGAGAATGTTACTTTCCTTCAAACTGCATACTATTTTTGTAGTGCATTGCATCGGCCTCACATTGTTCCAGCTAGTTTCTGTAAACATAGCTGCTATTCTGAAACTGTTGTAAGATTAATGAATGAGTTTTAAAATTTGATGGAAATTGCAGTTGGGGAAGAGAGTGGTGTTCCTATATACCGAGTTTTTTGGACGAATTTATCTGCAAAGCACACGAACAACCTTCATCCCCTGAGGTCCAAAGTTGGATGAAAACCTCCATTTGCTCTTTCCCAGTGATCATGAATTCGTTCAATTTTTCTAATTCGAgtactttgattttatttttttaaataattctCGACTTTATTGTATCCCAATAAATGCATAACAATCCCTGTATGATTGCTGAGGTCTTAGCAATTCATGTATTACAATCTCTATTTAACTAGCAGGTAAATCGCAGTCCTATAATGTTTCCCAGGGCGGATTAGCTATCATTCATGATAGCTTACGAGTAGGGCCAAGGCCACCATAAATGAAAGACTAGACTCTACATTATCTAAGAGAATAATTTTCTAAATACTTCCATATGAGATGATTAACGTGGAGTAAAACTACTTTACGTGAGTGAGCGAA
The sequence above is a segment of the Lycium barbarum isolate Lr01 chromosome 6, ASM1917538v2, whole genome shotgun sequence genome. Coding sequences within it:
- the LOC132599280 gene encoding 5'-methylthioadenosine/S-adenosylhomocysteine nucleosidase, coding for MAPPHGEKSTGVKDAVDNRPISTIVFIIAMQTEALPLVNKFELTEDVDSVFPKGVPWVRFYGNYKGLAINIVCPGKDPALGVDAVGTVSASLVTYASIQALQPDLIINAGTAGGFAAKGASIGDVFISSEVAFHDRRIPIPVFDIYGVGSRKAFAAPNLLKELNLKVGKLSTGDSLDMSPMDEASIVSNDATIKDMEGAAVAYVADLLKVPVIFLKAVTDIVDGDKPTPEEFLQNLAAVTAALDLTATQVVDFISGKCLSEL